The sequence TATATGCGGAGTGAGCTTGAGAAGTATTCTGATGAATTAATTCAAGATAATCTTGGCGGTATTTTTGGTGTTAGAAAGGGACCTGAAGATGGACCGCGCATTATGGTGGCGGGTCATATGGATGAAGTTGGTTTTATGGTAAGCGCTATCACTGATAACGGGATGATTCGTTTTCAACCGCTAGGTGGCTGGTGGAGCCAAGTCTTGCTCGCTCAACGGGTAGAAATTATGACGGATAATGGGCCAGTCATTGGTGTGATTGGTTCAATTCCACCGCATTTATTAAGTGATGCAGTGCGCAACAAACCAATGGATATTAAAAATATGCTCATTGATATCGGCGCGGATGATAAAGAAGATGCTGAGAAAATTGGCATTCGACCTGGACAACAAATTATCCCGGTTTCCCCGTTTACACCGATGGCTAATGGCAAAAAAATTCTGGCGAAAGCATGGGATAACCGCTATGGTTGCGGACTTGCCATTGAACTGTTGAAAGAACTGCATGGTGAGAAACTGCCGAATAATTTGTATTCGGGCGCCAATGTTATGGAGGAAGTTGGCCTACGTGGTGCTGCCGCGGCGGCAACGATGATTAACCCGGATTTATTCTTTGCATTGGATGCCAGTCCTGCAAACGATGCTTCAGGTGATAAAAATGAGTTTGGGCAACTAGGCAAAGGGACATTGTTGCGTATTTTTGATGGCTCAATGGTTACGCATCGTGGTATGCGGGAGTTCATCCTTGATATGGCAGAAACGCATAATATTCCGTACCAGTATTTCATCTCCCCGGGGGGGACAGATGCTGGCCGTGTTCATATGTCAAATGAAGGTGTGCCAAGTGCAGTGATCGGCATTTGTTCACGCTATATCCATACATCGGGCTCTATCATTCATACGGACGATTATGCTGCGGCAAAAGAACTGCTTATCAAGCTAGTCAAGGCATGTGATAAGACGACAGTGGCAACAATTAAAGGCAACGTATAAGCAATCCGTCCTTCGACTCTTATGTGGAGTGAAGGACGGTTTTTTATTCAAACAAAGGGGGATAATAGATGGAGTTTATGATTGGAACGACAAATCCAGCAAAAGTAAAGGCGGCAAGGCGTGTTATTATGAGTCATTTTCCACAGGCGATGGTTTGCGAGGTGGATGTCAAATCGGGTGTTTCAGATCAGCCTTTTGGGGATGAAGAGACGAGACTTGGTGCCATCAATCGTGCATTGCGAGCGACAGGAACGAAAGAAAATGTAATCGGTATCGGCTTGGAAGGAGGCGTCCGGATGTTGGAGGGACAGATGTATCTCTGCAATTGGGGCGCATTGGTCCTGCCAAACGGGGCAAGGTTCACGGCAGGCGGTGCGCAGATTCCATTACCAAAGGAAATTGAGGATGAGCTTGTCGCTGGGAAAGAACTAGGCCCGGTTGTCGATGCTTATTTCAAAGCGAGTGGCATTCGCCAAAAAGAAGGAGCGATGGGTATGTTTACTGCCCATACCGTCAATCGTGATGAACTGTTTGAACATATAGTACAGCTTTTGATCGGCCAAATGAAATATTCTATGGCAGATTGATATACCTAGAGTTCCAACAAGCCGCGTGAACCTCAAAGGTTGCAACTGTCGGGTAATATCTTTAAAATGGGGAATGGTATTCAAATAAATGATTGGAGGAAATCGAATGTTCCGGAAATGGAAATTCATATTCCTGCTGGCAATGTCAGTATTCCTACTTACGGCATGTAATGAATCACTCGGTGAAAGTGCAACTGCTGGCATCAAGGCGGCGGAGGAAGTATTTCACTTAAATGATAAAGAACCTACGGAAGAAATTGATGGTGTCAAACTATACAAGCCTATTGGGTTAATAATTAGCGAACAGTCTGATGCACAAAATATCGTTTTTACAAAAAGTAAAGAAACCTTCATTTTGTTCATTAACCCCAATGAAAAAAGCGATAGCCAATTGTTTTATAATTTGCTTATAGCAGACCAAAATAAAGAAATTATCGAGCAAGCGACGTTTACTGATGAAGGCATATTCGGCTTTGCGGCAGTTGTAAAAGGTGAAGATGACCAGGTTGAACTTATAACGAGTGTAGGTGGCTCGAAAATGACTACACTGACAACAAAAAAGAATATTGAAGTAAATTTAACAGAGATGATGGAAGTTGTGCGTTCTATCAAGTAGAAAAATGGAGGGAATTAGGTAGATGAATTCTGAACAACTCATTGAACTTTTAAAAGAGCATCTTCCGTCCGAACATTTTGAGTGGCGGTTTGATCGAAAAACAGATAAGGTCCGTCTTGAGCATTTGGTGCTGAAAAAAGGGATGGATATCTCGCTGCCAGAAATTTTGGTGAAATATGAAAAGAAGAAACAGGCTGCGGTTGAAGAACTTGTCCATATCATCAAGGAAACTTTCAATGCGATGGAAAAAGAGCAAACAGAAGGTTTTGTTAGTAGCTCAGCTATTTATCCTGTCATTCGATCAACATCATTTCCAAAGGAGTCTGCGGCAGGACAACCGTTTTTGATGAAAGATCATACGGCTGAAACCCGTATTTATTATGCATTGGACTTAGGAACAACTTACCGATTAATTGATAAGGGTATGCTAGCGGCAATCAGTCTATCTGAAGTAGAAGTAATGGAGTCGGCATTATTCCGGGTAAGGTCGTTACCAACTGCTATGAAAAGGGATGAAGTCTCGGATAATATCTTTTATTTTATCAATAATAATGATGGCTACGATGCGAGTAGAATCCTAAATAGTGCATTTTTGAAAGAGATGGAAGCGAAAATTGAAGGGCATATGACCGTATCCGTCCCTCATCAGGATGTTCTCATCATAGGTGATATTCGCAATGATACGGGGTATGATGTACTGGCGCAGATGGCGATGCATTTCTTCACGACAGGCGCAGTGCCGATTACGTCTTTGTCATTTATCTATAAAGATGGTAAGCTGGAACCTATTTTCATCATGGCTAAAAATCGTTTGGCAAGAAGGGAAGGAAAGAATAAGTGAATATATTTTATAACAGGGATGGCGTAGGCGATGTGTTGTTAATTCAACATACGGTTACACATCCAGACGAAGTGACAACAGCATCTTACGGGGATGTGACAGTGATTCGCAATGCGGAAACTGGAGAGGTAGCGGCTATTAACTTATTTAAAGCATCCTCTTATTTCACAATTGACACTGTCGGAAAAGTTGACTTGACGGAAGAATTCGTTAACCAGCTGCAAGTAGCATTCCAGAAAAACGGTGCCAATGTTGAACTTGACGCCGACTTTTCACCTAAATTTGTTGTGGGTCATGTGTTGACGAAAGAAAAGCACCCGAATGCTGATAAATTGAGTGTTTGCACAGTAGATATTGGTAGTGAAACGGTTCAAATTGTTTGTGGAGCGCCGAACGTAGATGCTGGACAGAAGGTTGTAGTTGCGAAAATCGGAGCGGTGATGCCATCCGGAATGGTTATTCGTGATGCTGAGTTACGTGGCGTGGCTTCTACAGGTATGATTTGCTCGGCGAAGGAGCTTGCGTTGCCTGATGCACCTGAAGAAAAAGGGATTTTAGTGTTGGATAGTAATGCTGTTGTTGGTGAAGCATTTACAAAGTAACGGTAAGAAAAACGTACCTTCATGGTACGTTTTTCTTATTTCAAAGATTGATTTGATTTAGTAGTGTCGGTACTGTTAAAATAGATTGATTGACACGAAAAGAGTGATAGTCTTGAGTTGGTTTAATACACTAATGAGCCGGCTTTTTGGGCCGGATGATAACAGTAGAGAAGAAATTATTTATGAGGAATCAAAAAACGATTATGAAGCTGATGAAACGATAGAACACTTGGAGCAAAAGCCAGCCTCGTCATTCCGCTTTCCCATTGTCTCGGATGCAGAAATATATGGATGGGATGAGGAACCGTTAAAGGAGCGTGAAGTGTCCCAACCGACTGTAAATCGGGATGATGTGGATGATCATTATGAACCGACACCTCTTTATGAAAATGACAGATGGCCAGGGGATCCAGCCGTTTCAAATGTTTTTCGGGCTGGGTCAACTCCGAAATATGGGACAGCACCAGTACCTAAAAGAGCAGTCTTTAGGTCTTTGGAAGAGGATTATGATGGGGAACAACTTGAACAAGTGAAAACACCTGTACAAAAACGTTCTAGTAGGCCGTTTAGTCCAACGTCAGTACCTTCTCCAGTCTATGGTTATAAGAATCCCAAAAAAGAAATAGCTCCAGTCTTGAATGAAGATGAGAGGGAGTTGCCGCAAGTAGCCGAAGTTATTGTACCCCTTGAGGCAGTCAGTGATGATGACAAGCTGGCACAGCATCAGTTTGTTCATGTAGATGAAGATGCACAGGATATTTTTGTGCCACCTATAATCGAAGAGCCAGTGCTAGTCCGAAATACTATTGATGATAGAGTAGACGAGGTTGCCCCTAGTGAGAGTGTGATAGAATCGTCTGTCATAGAGTCGGACATGTTGGACACTCAGCTAGATCATGACGAACTAGAATCATCTGTAATCGAATCGATTGAACTGGAGCATACTAAGGATACGGTTTCAGAGATAAAAGCAGAGGCCTTTGTTGAACAGATAGCGTTGACGGATGAGCTTGCAACAGAACAGAAAAAAGAGCAAATTGTCCCGTTTAATGTATTAATGTTAAAGTCCGATAAGGAAAAAATAACACAGCAAAAACCTGTGCATACATCAGTAGCGATAGAAAAAACATTTGAACCAAACAATCCTGTGACTGTACTCCGTAGGACAGAAGAGATTTCGATAGAAGTACAAGAACAATCAAGCGATAGTGATGAAAATATAGAGGAACCGTATTATGCATTCCCTTCACTCGATTATTTGGTCCCGCCTGAAGCGCAAATTGAGGATACGGAGTGGTTGGATACTCAATCGGAAAAGCTTGAAGAAGCATTGTCCCACTTTGCCGTTCAAGCAACGGTTATCGAGGCGGTTCAAGGGCCGACAGTGACACGTTTTGAACTAACAGTCGGGCAAGGGACAAAAGTAAGCAAAATCCGTAATTTGACGGATGATTTGAAATTGGCTTTAGCAGCTGAAGATATTCGAATCCAAGCCCCGATTCCAGGAAGAAGTTCAATTGGTATCGAAATACCGAATCGTAAGACGCGAGCAGTACGCATATCAGAAGTGATTGCGACGGACAGTTTTAAAGCCTCCACGTCTCCATTAGAAGCCGTACTCGGTCTTAGCCTAACAGGCACACCTGTCACACTAGACCTGCGCAAAATGCCACATGGAATGATTGCAGGGGCTACGGGATCAGGGAAATCTGTATGCATTAATTCGATTTTGGTTAGCTTACTGTATAAGGCTAGACCAACGGATTTGAAGATGATGCTTATTGATCCTAAAATGGTTGAACTTGCGCCATTCAATGGGATTCCACATCTCATTAGTCCTGTCATTACAGATGTTAAAGCAGCGACTGCAGCACTGAAATGGGCAGTTGCGGAAATGGAAAGGCGCTATGAGCTTCTTGCTCACGCAGGTGTGAGAGATATTGAACGCTATAATAAAGTGGTCACGGACAGTCGACGTTTTTCATTGAAAATGCCGTATTTGTTAATTGTCATTGATGAGCTTGCTGATTTAATGATGATGGCTCCAGCAGATGTTGAGGTGTCCATTAGTCGAATTGCACAGAAGGCACGCGCTTGTGGTATCCATTTGATCATCGCGACACAGCGTCCATCAGTCGATGTCATAACGGGGACGATTAAAGCAAATATCCCAACGCGCATTGCGTTTTCAGTGTCATCCCAAATTGATTCAAGGACAATTATTGATTCTCCGGGGGCCGAACGGTTACTCGGTAAAGGCGATATGTTGTATATCGGTAATGGGCAGTCGGCTGGTGTAAGGCTTCAGGGGACATTTGTCACGGATGACGAGATAGAACGTATAATAGAACACGTTCGCAACGAGGCGGCACCGGATTATCTGTTTGGTCAGGATGACCTTCTTGCAAGTGCTGTTGAGGAAGAAGAGACGGATCCGCTGTTTGAAGAGGTATGTCATTTCATTCATGAACAAGGCAGTGCATCGACATCTTTATTACAACGTAATTTTAGTATTGGTTACAATCGGGCAGCCAAATTGATTGACCGAATGGAAAAGCATGGCTTCATCTCTGGTCAGCGTGGGAGTAAGGCACGTGATGTCTTTTTGACCGAAAGTGATCTGGATCAGCTAACGGACCGTTTGGAATAAAAGAGAGAAGCCTAAAATACACATTTAACTTGAATCAGCAGAAGTCCCCCACTTCTATAGGGGAGAAATTTAGTTCCATTTCTCCTTAGTGGTGGGATGAATGCCAGAAGAGCATTTCAATCAGAGGTAGTTCAAACTCCCTGCTGATTAAGGAGGAATGAAGTTCAATTCCTCCCTGTTAAGCCTCCGACGTACAGGACGTACTAGTGCCGACAATGCCACAGGGCGTGGCGTTTTTGTCGGCCAGCGGATGTTAGGGATTTTGAGGGGAGTGAATTGCGCTGTGCACAATTCAAAATCCCAACGCAATTACGCCGAGGCGCAATTGATAATTATAATACTACTATAATGATGAGGGTTAGTAATTGATTATAAGGGAACAGAAATGATCCCAGGAGGTTGCAATATGACATTGTTCCATTTTATAGGGATTAAAGGGTCTGGAATGAGTTCGCTCGCCCAAATTCTTCATGATTCAGCTAATGAAGTACAGGGTTCTGATGTGGAAAAATATTTCTTTACAGAAGATCCACTAAGAGAGAGAAACATACCCATTTTGGCTTTTGATGAAAATAACATTACAACAGGAATGACAATTATTGCAGGAAATGCTTTTCCTGACAGTCATCCAGAGGTTGTGAAATCGAGAGAACTGGGACTCGAAGTAATTCGATACCATGATTTTTTAGGCAACTATATGGAGAAATTTATTTCTGTTGGTGTAACGGGTTCTCATGGTAAAACATCGACGACAGGCTTGCTGGCGCATGTCTTATCGGGGCACTCACCGACATCCTATTTGATAGGGGATGGTACGGGAAGTGGGCCTGAGGATAGTGAGTATTTCGTTTTTGAAGCTTGTGAATACAAGCGGCATTTTCTTGCCTACGAACCTGATTATGCCATCATGACAAACATCGATTTCGATCATCCAGATTACTTTAAAGACTTGGCGGACGTGATGGATGCTTTTGAAGAAATGGCGTTACGTGTGAAAAAAGCGCTCATTGCTTGTGGTGATGATACCCATCTGCAGCAAATTCAAGCGAAAGTACCTGTTGTCTATTATGGATTTGATGAGTCGAATGATTTCGCAGCAAAAAATATAACGAAAACAGTGGATGGCTCAACCTTTGATGTTTTCGTGCGGCATGAACTGTACCATACATTCTCCATTCCACTCGCAGGTGACCATACAATTTTGAATGCTTTAGGTGTGATTGCACTTTGTCATTATGAAGGCGTAGAGGCATCGGTTATCCAAGAAAGGCTATCCACTTTTCAAGGTGTAAAAAGACGGTTTACGGTGAAGGAAGTAGAAGGCCGGATAATCGTGGATGACTACGCGCATCATCCGACTGAAATACAAGCAACATTGCAAACAGCAAAGCAGAAATATCCTGAACGGGAAATCGTTGCGATATTCCAGCCGCATACATTTACACGGACGGCTGCCCTAATGACGGAGTTTGCCGATAGTCTTGCGACGGCTGACCATGTTTATTTATGTGATATATTTGGATCTGCTCGCGAAAAAGCAGGGAACTTAACGATCAATGACCTGATTGATAAGATTCCTGGAGCAAAGCATTTGGAACTAAATGATATTCAATTAATAAATACGCATGGCAACGCAGTTTACCTATTCATGGGTGCTGGTGATGTCCAGAAGTATATACAGGCATTCAAATCCCATTTGGATACAGAAGCCGCAGATTGAACGTGAAGCAGCCGAATCTAGAGTCGAGGTTATTAGATTACCTTGATTCAAAGACGGCTGTTTTTGGTCTGGCTAGCAAATCAATGATGAGGAAATGAAAGAAATTTCTATTGCAGAGCAGGGAAATTGCGAAAGATGTCGAAGAGGTTATAGAGACATAACGTTTACTTTACCTTTAAATAGGGTAAACAGTACTTAATGTGTAGTAGTTGAAGGAGGCAGTACCATGGAAAATTTATTGTACATAGCAGCTATAGTCGCTGCCATCGCATTTTTGATTTTATGCGTAAGCTTAGCGATGACGTTGTTCTCGGTGAAGAAAACTTTAGAAACAGTTTCTGAAACGATGGACGGGCTAACGACCCAATTGGAAGGTATTACAAAGGAAACGGCGGATCTTCTACACAAGACGAATAGCCTTGCTGAAGATATTCAGCATAAGGCGGAGAAATTGAATTCCGTTGTCGATGCTGTTAAAGGAGTCGGTGATTCTGTGACAGGATTGACTTCGTCTGTGCGTCGGGTATCAGATACGATTACGACAGAAGCCGAGCGGAACGGTGATAAGATTGCGCAGGTTGTTCAATGGAGCAATGTGGTGATTGATATTGTCGGTAAAGTAAAAGAGCGGCAGCCAAAAAAGGCAGCTGGTTGGAAGGTATATAAACCGGCCACTAGTAAGAAAAAATAACGCTCTTTTAAAGAGTGGCTATGATCATGTCATATGGATATACCAGTTATGAAAATCGGGAGGAATCGGATATGAGTGAAAATCGCGGAGTGAAACCTAATTATAACCATGAATATGAAGCAGAAAAAAAACAATATGAGAATGCCTATGGTGAGCCGTCTTATTTGCCGGTAAACTATGAATACGATCGTCATCATACGGATTCTTTCTATGAGGAAAGGGACGGCTCTGCTGCCGGAACCTTTTTGTTTGGTGCCCTTGTTGGAGGAATCATTGGTGCGGCTACAGCCTTGTTCCTTACACCAAAATCAGGTAGTGAAATGCGTGGGGATCTAACGACACAAGCTATACAATTGAAGGATAAAAGCATTGAAATTAGTTCAGTTGCTAAGGAAAAAGCGACAGAATTCACATCTGTAGCCAAAGAAAAAACGGGTGAGTTATCTAAAACAATTCAAGAACAGTCTGAACAACTTGTGGAAAAGGTCAAGTCGATGAAGTCAAAAAATCCTGTTCCAATGGATGATGGCACTGCCTCATCTGAGGGGGAAGAGGCGATGGAATTTATCGAGAAGACTGCTGCAAAAGTGGGAGAGGCACTGGAAACTGGAGAAGATTTAGTGACATCTACTGCAGAAGCTATTCATCAAGCAGTTGTAGGAAAAGACAATACCGCTGAGGATGCAACAACTGGAAATAGTAATGTTTCCTATGATAATAGTGAAAATGTAGGAAATGAGAAAGTATCCAGTCAGAACGCCGTGTCTGATATTATTGATAACGAGAAATGAAATAGATAGATTGAACATATAAATGCCCGTCTACCTCACTTTGGTAGACGGGCATTTGTCTTCATTCAGCAGGTGCTCAAACACCTGCTGAATGAAGATAAAGCCTCTGGACGCAATTACGCCGAGGCGTAATTGATTATGTGAAGACAATTTCAAGTATATCTCCACCGAAAATCTGATCATTGAATCCAATCTGAGAGCCGTTCCGAAGAAGTTGGTAGTGGCTAGAAGTATTTTCTGGTAACTTGTAATCTGTAAATGCAAAGACATCACTAAAGGCAATCGGGCTATCATTAAGTGAAGTGAAATTAAGTTTGTCCCCGGGCTTTACAATGTCGCTTTCCGTAGCCGACTGTCCATTTAGCAAAATCGACAGTCGTGGTTTTCGAATTGTCAGCGCTGACCCATTAAATGTAACGGTCATTTCATCAAATGACTTTTTCCCGAGTTCTAATATTACTTCGGTTACACTCGGTAAAGGAGGCTTTTGTAGTGTAATTACATCTCCGTCTTTTATCACATAAGAAGGGCGGATGGGTGTTTTATCAACCCAAAACTCAGAACTACGCTTTTTTAATGTCACTGGTTTTTGATTAATTGTGACTGTGAAAGCATCTTCTTCAAGCAACTTGCCACGATTGACTTTTACTAATGCGGCAGCCAATGTCCTTGTTTGCGAAATGACGATTTTATCTCGATCCTGTACGGCTGTGTCGATAGATTGCTGGATTCCATTGACGATGATTTCAGGTTCTAATGTAACTGATAGGCCGTCAATCGAGGCATGGATGGATACTGT comes from Sporosarcina sp. FSL K6-3457 and encodes:
- a CDS encoding M42 family metallopeptidase, translating into MQKETIEMFKTLTELPGAPGNEHAVRKYMRSELEKYSDELIQDNLGGIFGVRKGPEDGPRIMVAGHMDEVGFMVSAITDNGMIRFQPLGGWWSQVLLAQRVEIMTDNGPVIGVIGSIPPHLLSDAVRNKPMDIKNMLIDIGADDKEDAEKIGIRPGQQIIPVSPFTPMANGKKILAKAWDNRYGCGLAIELLKELHGEKLPNNLYSGANVMEEVGLRGAAAAATMINPDLFFALDASPANDASGDKNEFGQLGKGTLLRIFDGSMVTHRGMREFILDMAETHNIPYQYFISPGGTDAGRVHMSNEGVPSAVIGICSRYIHTSGSIIHTDDYAAAKELLIKLVKACDKTTVATIKGNV
- a CDS encoding DUF84 family protein; translation: MEFMIGTTNPAKVKAARRVIMSHFPQAMVCEVDVKSGVSDQPFGDEETRLGAINRALRATGTKENVIGIGLEGGVRMLEGQMYLCNWGALVLPNGARFTAGGAQIPLPKEIEDELVAGKELGPVVDAYFKASGIRQKEGAMGMFTAHTVNRDELFEHIVQLLIGQMKYSMAD
- a CDS encoding DUF1444 family protein, which encodes MNSEQLIELLKEHLPSEHFEWRFDRKTDKVRLEHLVLKKGMDISLPEILVKYEKKKQAAVEELVHIIKETFNAMEKEQTEGFVSSSAIYPVIRSTSFPKESAAGQPFLMKDHTAETRIYYALDLGTTYRLIDKGMLAAISLSEVEVMESALFRVRSLPTAMKRDEVSDNIFYFINNNDGYDASRILNSAFLKEMEAKIEGHMTVSVPHQDVLIIGDIRNDTGYDVLAQMAMHFFTTGAVPITSLSFIYKDGKLEPIFIMAKNRLARREGKNK
- the ytpR gene encoding YtpR family tRNA-binding protein; this encodes MNIFYNRDGVGDVLLIQHTVTHPDEVTTASYGDVTVIRNAETGEVAAINLFKASSYFTIDTVGKVDLTEEFVNQLQVAFQKNGANVELDADFSPKFVVGHVLTKEKHPNADKLSVCTVDIGSETVQIVCGAPNVDAGQKVVVAKIGAVMPSGMVIRDAELRGVASTGMICSAKELALPDAPEEKGILVLDSNAVVGEAFTK
- a CDS encoding DNA translocase FtsK yields the protein MSWFNTLMSRLFGPDDNSREEIIYEESKNDYEADETIEHLEQKPASSFRFPIVSDAEIYGWDEEPLKEREVSQPTVNRDDVDDHYEPTPLYENDRWPGDPAVSNVFRAGSTPKYGTAPVPKRAVFRSLEEDYDGEQLEQVKTPVQKRSSRPFSPTSVPSPVYGYKNPKKEIAPVLNEDERELPQVAEVIVPLEAVSDDDKLAQHQFVHVDEDAQDIFVPPIIEEPVLVRNTIDDRVDEVAPSESVIESSVIESDMLDTQLDHDELESSVIESIELEHTKDTVSEIKAEAFVEQIALTDELATEQKKEQIVPFNVLMLKSDKEKITQQKPVHTSVAIEKTFEPNNPVTVLRRTEEISIEVQEQSSDSDENIEEPYYAFPSLDYLVPPEAQIEDTEWLDTQSEKLEEALSHFAVQATVIEAVQGPTVTRFELTVGQGTKVSKIRNLTDDLKLALAAEDIRIQAPIPGRSSIGIEIPNRKTRAVRISEVIATDSFKASTSPLEAVLGLSLTGTPVTLDLRKMPHGMIAGATGSGKSVCINSILVSLLYKARPTDLKMMLIDPKMVELAPFNGIPHLISPVITDVKAATAALKWAVAEMERRYELLAHAGVRDIERYNKVVTDSRRFSLKMPYLLIVIDELADLMMMAPADVEVSISRIAQKARACGIHLIIATQRPSVDVITGTIKANIPTRIAFSVSSQIDSRTIIDSPGAERLLGKGDMLYIGNGQSAGVRLQGTFVTDDEIERIIEHVRNEAAPDYLFGQDDLLASAVEEEETDPLFEEVCHFIHEQGSASTSLLQRNFSIGYNRAAKLIDRMEKHGFISGQRGSKARDVFLTESDLDQLTDRLE
- the murC gene encoding UDP-N-acetylmuramate--L-alanine ligase, whose protein sequence is MTLFHFIGIKGSGMSSLAQILHDSANEVQGSDVEKYFFTEDPLRERNIPILAFDENNITTGMTIIAGNAFPDSHPEVVKSRELGLEVIRYHDFLGNYMEKFISVGVTGSHGKTSTTGLLAHVLSGHSPTSYLIGDGTGSGPEDSEYFVFEACEYKRHFLAYEPDYAIMTNIDFDHPDYFKDLADVMDAFEEMALRVKKALIACGDDTHLQQIQAKVPVVYYGFDESNDFAAKNITKTVDGSTFDVFVRHELYHTFSIPLAGDHTILNALGVIALCHYEGVEASVIQERLSTFQGVKRRFTVKEVEGRIIVDDYAHHPTEIQATLQTAKQKYPEREIVAIFQPHTFTRTAALMTEFADSLATADHVYLCDIFGSAREKAGNLTINDLIDKIPGAKHLELNDIQLINTHGNAVYLFMGAGDVQKYIQAFKSHLDTEAAD
- a CDS encoding DUF948 domain-containing protein, which encodes MENLLYIAAIVAAIAFLILCVSLAMTLFSVKKTLETVSETMDGLTTQLEGITKETADLLHKTNSLAEDIQHKAEKLNSVVDAVKGVGDSVTGLTSSVRRVSDTITTEAERNGDKIAQVVQWSNVVIDIVGKVKERQPKKAAGWKVYKPATSKKK
- a CDS encoding YtxH domain-containing protein, whose translation is MSENRGVKPNYNHEYEAEKKQYENAYGEPSYLPVNYEYDRHHTDSFYEERDGSAAGTFLFGALVGGIIGAATALFLTPKSGSEMRGDLTTQAIQLKDKSIEISSVAKEKATEFTSVAKEKTGELSKTIQEQSEQLVEKVKSMKSKNPVPMDDGTASSEGEEAMEFIEKTAAKVGEALETGEDLVTSTAEAIHQAVVGKDNTAEDATTGNSNVSYDNSENVGNEKVSSQNAVSDIIDNEK